One window from the genome of Rufibacter tibetensis encodes:
- a CDS encoding D-glycero-alpha-D-manno-heptose-1,7-bisphosphate 7-phosphatase: MERQQSPTLKKAVFLDRDGVLNVERGDYTWRLQDFEVCQGVPEALALLKQQGFFLIVVTNQAGITKGLYSKEDVLACHEKLQASCGNSIDAIYMAPGHPSYSESLSRKPDSLMLERAIARFNLDPAKCWLVGDQPRDLQAAQKCGISGILVGPHASGTHALQKKDLYEAAQWIVTQPSE; the protein is encoded by the coding sequence ATGGAAAGACAGCAATCACCTACCCTTAAAAAAGCGGTTTTTTTAGATCGTGACGGGGTTTTGAACGTGGAAAGAGGGGACTACACCTGGCGTTTACAAGATTTTGAGGTATGCCAGGGCGTTCCTGAGGCCTTGGCGTTACTGAAGCAGCAAGGTTTTTTTCTAATTGTAGTCACTAACCAGGCGGGTATCACCAAAGGTTTGTATTCTAAAGAAGACGTATTGGCTTGCCATGAGAAGCTACAGGCCTCCTGCGGGAATAGCATAGATGCGATTTACATGGCACCCGGTCATCCGTCCTACTCAGAATCCCTTTCCAGAAAACCAGATAGCCTGATGCTGGAACGAGCCATAGCTAGATTCAACTTAGATCCTGCCAAATGCTGGTTAGTTGGGGACCAACCCCGGGATTTACAGGCTGCCCAAAAATGTGGCATTTCTGGTATATTGGTAGGACCGCATGCAAGTGGAACCCATGCCTTACAAAAGAAAGACTTGTATGAGGCGGCTCAATGGATTGTTACCCAGCCGAGCGAATGA